Proteins encoded by one window of Bauldia sp.:
- a CDS encoding iron ABC transporter permease, with translation MEQVTARRDLLLIAALVVLVAALFAGSLAVGPVVLSPGDVVGGLFGRAGEAANIIVREIRLPRAILSVMIGGTLGLSGAALQGLLRNPLAAPSLFGAPSAAAFGAVTVISLGVVDALSFALPVAAIVGALVSVGLLILVAGPRASLLVLILAGLAISSLAGAGTALALNLAPNPFAALEIAFWLLGSLEDRSMRHVWIALPFMVVGVILLLWDRRAFRALTLGEEAAASLGFDLTWIRLRVVAGVAAAVGAGVAVAGSIGFVGLVAPHLMRPFVGYDPGRLLIPAALSGAALLTASDIVVRLIPSQEEIKVGVLTALIGAPFFIFLIMRRRYDLSGAAT, from the coding sequence ATGGAACAAGTGACAGCGCGGCGCGACCTTCTGCTCATTGCGGCACTGGTGGTCCTGGTCGCGGCACTGTTCGCGGGCTCGCTCGCCGTGGGTCCCGTCGTCCTGTCGCCCGGCGATGTCGTCGGCGGCCTGTTCGGTCGCGCCGGCGAAGCCGCCAACATCATCGTGCGCGAAATACGCCTGCCGCGCGCCATCCTGTCGGTGATGATCGGCGGCACGCTGGGGCTTTCGGGCGCGGCGCTGCAGGGGCTGCTGCGCAATCCGCTTGCCGCGCCTTCGTTGTTCGGGGCGCCGTCGGCGGCGGCGTTCGGCGCGGTCACGGTCATATCGCTGGGCGTGGTCGATGCGCTGTCCTTTGCGCTGCCGGTGGCGGCCATCGTCGGGGCGCTGGTCTCGGTCGGGTTGCTGATCCTCGTCGCCGGTCCGCGCGCCAGCCTGCTGGTGCTGATCCTCGCCGGCCTTGCGATATCGAGTCTCGCCGGGGCGGGCACGGCGCTGGCGCTCAACCTCGCGCCCAATCCCTTCGCGGCGCTGGAGATCGCGTTCTGGCTGCTCGGGTCGCTGGAGGATCGCAGCATGCGGCACGTATGGATCGCGCTGCCGTTCATGGTCGTCGGCGTCATTCTGCTCTTATGGGACCGCCGCGCCTTCCGCGCGCTGACGCTCGGCGAGGAGGCGGCGGCGAGCCTCGGCTTCGACCTCACGTGGATACGGCTGCGGGTCGTCGCCGGCGTCGCGGCGGCGGTCGGCGCCGGCGTCGCGGTTGCGGGCAGCATCGGGTTCGTCGGGCTGGTGGCGCCGCACCTGATGCGGCCGTTCGTCGGCTACGATCCGGGACGGCTGCTGATCCCGGCGGCGCTGTCGGGCGCGGCGCTGCTGACGGCGTCGGACATCGTCGTGCGTCTCATCCCGTCGCAGGAGGAGATCAAGGTAGGCGTGCTGACCGCGCTCATCGGCGCGCCGTTCTTCATCTTCCTCATCATGCGCCGGCGCTACGACCTCTCGGGGGCGGCGACATGA
- a CDS encoding valine--tRNA ligase gives MLDKTYDAAAVEPRIYKTWEEAGVFAAGAGAEPGAKPYTIVIPPPNVTGSLHLGHALDNTIQDILIRFQRMRGRDVLWQVGTDHAGIATQMVVERQMMERQEPDRRTIGREKFLEKVWAWKAESGGQIINQLKRLGASADWSRERFTMDEGLSKAVVKVFIDLYRAGLIYKDKRLVNWDPKLLTAISDLEVQQVETRGKLWHFKYPIEGEQGAASAEGATGNEKTPRFIIVATTRPETMLGDTGVAVNPNDERYKELVGKNAVLPLVGRKLKIVADSYADPETGSGAVKMTPAHDFNDFEVGKRHGLAMISVLDPEGKVAIGDNKDFLAGLAKAKGKDGDPKLKALIAAVDGKDRFEARKIIVELMEAEGLVDKIEEHTHSVPHGDRSNVPIEPYLTDQWYVDAKTMAEPAIAAVREGKTRFVPTMWEKTYFDWMENIQPWCISRQLWWGHQIPAWYGPDGKVFVAATEDEAQAEADAHYGAAPAKGKTKPKKAKLTRDEDVLDTWFSSALWPFSTLGWPDETRELGHYYPTSTLVTGFDIIFFWVARMMMMGIHFMKEVPFRDVYIHALIRDEKGAKMSKSKGNVVDPLALIDEYGADALRFTLTAMAAQGRDMRIATSRVESSRNFTTKLWNAAKFAEHYECKLEPGFDPATAALTLNRWIATETTRAVRAITEAIEAYKFNEAANAAYRFVWNLTCDWYLELTKPVLSGDDPGAKSETQATVAWLLDQIAAMLHPIMPFITEELWEKAARVDASPRPALALSPWPTLTFEDAAAADEINWLVEFISSVRSVRSEMNVPAGAMVTLFVAGATFGTATRLQTHDALIRRLARVETISLAPTPQKGAVQIVVGEATVSMPLAGVIDLEAERARLSKEVDRVAKEIAKIEAKLGNEQFVAKAREDVIEEQRERLTEAMALRNKTAAALSRLST, from the coding sequence GTGCTCGACAAGACGTACGATGCGGCCGCGGTGGAACCGCGTATCTACAAGACGTGGGAGGAGGCGGGGGTTTTCGCCGCCGGCGCCGGCGCGGAGCCGGGCGCCAAGCCGTACACCATCGTCATTCCGCCGCCGAACGTGACCGGGTCGCTGCATCTCGGCCACGCGCTCGACAACACGATCCAGGACATCCTCATCCGCTTCCAGCGCATGCGCGGGCGCGACGTGCTCTGGCAGGTCGGCACCGACCACGCCGGCATCGCGACGCAGATGGTGGTCGAGCGCCAGATGATGGAGCGGCAGGAGCCGGACCGCCGCACGATCGGGCGCGAGAAGTTCCTGGAGAAGGTGTGGGCGTGGAAGGCGGAGAGCGGCGGCCAGATCATCAACCAGTTGAAGCGGCTGGGCGCCTCGGCCGACTGGAGCCGCGAGCGCTTCACCATGGACGAGGGCCTGTCGAAGGCCGTCGTCAAGGTCTTCATCGATCTCTACCGCGCCGGCCTGATCTACAAGGACAAGCGGCTGGTCAACTGGGACCCGAAGCTGCTCACTGCGATCTCCGACCTCGAGGTGCAGCAGGTCGAGACGCGCGGCAAGCTTTGGCATTTCAAGTACCCGATCGAAGGTGAACAAGGGGCGGCTAGCGCCGAAGGCGCGACAGGGAACGAAAAGACTCCGCGTTTCATCATCGTCGCGACGACGCGGCCGGAGACGATGCTGGGCGACACCGGCGTCGCGGTTAACCCGAACGACGAGCGCTACAAGGAACTCGTCGGCAAGAACGCGGTTCTGCCGCTGGTCGGGCGCAAGCTGAAAATCGTCGCCGACAGCTATGCCGATCCGGAGACGGGATCGGGCGCGGTGAAGATGACGCCGGCGCACGACTTCAACGACTTCGAAGTCGGCAAGCGCCACGGCCTGGCGATGATCAGCGTGCTGGATCCCGAGGGCAAGGTCGCGATCGGCGACAACAAGGATTTCCTCGCCGGCCTTGCCAAGGCGAAGGGCAAGGACGGCGACCCGAAGCTCAAGGCGCTGATCGCCGCGGTCGACGGCAAGGACCGCTTCGAGGCGCGCAAGATCATCGTCGAGCTGATGGAGGCCGAGGGCCTCGTCGACAAGATCGAGGAGCACACGCATTCCGTCCCGCACGGCGACCGCTCCAACGTGCCGATCGAGCCGTACCTGACCGACCAGTGGTACGTCGATGCCAAGACGATGGCCGAGCCGGCGATCGCGGCGGTGCGCGAAGGCAAGACCCGCTTCGTCCCGACGATGTGGGAGAAGACCTACTTCGACTGGATGGAGAACATCCAGCCGTGGTGCATCTCGCGCCAGCTCTGGTGGGGGCACCAGATTCCGGCCTGGTACGGGCCCGACGGCAAGGTGTTCGTCGCGGCGACGGAAGACGAGGCGCAGGCCGAGGCCGACGCCCACTACGGCGCGGCGCCGGCGAAGGGCAAGACCAAGCCGAAGAAGGCGAAGCTGACGCGCGACGAGGACGTGCTCGACACGTGGTTCTCGTCGGCGCTATGGCCGTTCTCGACGCTCGGCTGGCCCGACGAGACGCGCGAGCTCGGGCATTACTATCCGACGTCGACGCTGGTCACCGGCTTCGACATCATCTTCTTCTGGGTCGCCCGCATGATGATGATGGGCATCCATTTCATGAAGGAGGTGCCGTTCCGCGACGTCTACATCCACGCCCTCATCCGCGACGAGAAGGGCGCCAAGATGTCGAAGTCGAAGGGCAACGTCGTGGATCCGCTGGCGCTGATCGACGAATACGGCGCCGACGCGCTGCGCTTCACGCTGACGGCGATGGCGGCGCAGGGCCGCGACATGCGCATCGCGACGTCGCGGGTGGAAAGCTCGCGCAACTTCACGACCAAGCTGTGGAACGCGGCGAAATTTGCCGAGCACTACGAGTGCAAACTCGAGCCGGGTTTCGATCCGGCGACCGCGGCGCTGACGCTGAACCGCTGGATCGCGACCGAGACGACGCGCGCGGTGCGCGCGATCACCGAGGCAATCGAGGCGTACAAGTTCAACGAGGCGGCGAATGCCGCCTATCGCTTCGTCTGGAACCTCACCTGCGACTGGTACCTCGAACTGACCAAGCCGGTGCTGTCCGGCGACGATCCCGGGGCGAAGTCCGAGACACAGGCGACCGTCGCCTGGCTGCTCGACCAGATCGCGGCGATGCTGCATCCAATCATGCCGTTCATCACCGAGGAGCTGTGGGAGAAGGCGGCGCGCGTGGACGCCAGTCCCCGGCCGGCGCTGGCGCTCAGCCCGTGGCCGACGCTCACCTTCGAGGACGCCGCGGCGGCGGACGAGATCAACTGGCTGGTCGAGTTCATCTCGTCGGTGCGCTCGGTGCGCTCGGAGATGAACGTGCCCGCCGGCGCCATGGTCACGCTGTTCGTCGCCGGCGCGACGTTCGGCACCGCGACGCGGCTGCAGACGCATGACGCGCTGATCCGGCGGCTGGCGCGGGTCGAGACGATCAGCCTGGCGCCGACGCCGCAGAAGGGCGCGGTGCAGATCGTCGTCGGCGAGGCGACGGTGTCGATGCCGCTCGCGGGCGTCATCGATCTGGAAGCAGAGCGGGCGCGGCTGTCGAAGGAAGTCGATCGCGTGGCGAAGGAGATCGCCAAGATCGAGGCGAAGCTCGGCAACGAGCAGTTCGTCGCCAAGGCGCGCGAGGACGTCATCGAGGAGCAGCGCGAGCGGCTCACCGAGGCGATGGCGCTGCGCAACAAGACGGCGGCCGCGCTGTCGCGCCTGTCGACCTGA
- the cobD gene encoding threonine-phosphate decarboxylase CobD yields the protein MTPLPPLPRHGGDLSFATRIYGAPMNGWLDLSTGINPNAYPAPSIPQEALQRLPDREALLTLLAVARRAYRVPDGVDLIAVPGTEAAIRLLPTIGLPGKVAVLSPTYGTYAAVWPEAAHVRVLPTDAAVAVIVNPNNPDGRITPPQDLPRAPFLIVDEAFADAAPEASVIPTMRGMKAIVLRSLGKFYGLAGLRLGFVAAPQVVAERISAGFGDWPVSGPAIVVGTAALADDAWRTAMRAQLKQEAAALRTLLAAHDLNVVGGTDLFVLIETDDAPALHRALATQGVWTRAFADNPRWLRLGLPGAAQMERLAAALSAVR from the coding sequence ATGACACCGCTCCCGCCTCTACCGCGCCACGGCGGCGACCTCAGTTTCGCAACGCGCATATACGGCGCGCCGATGAACGGCTGGCTCGATCTCTCGACCGGCATCAACCCGAACGCGTATCCGGCGCCCTCGATCCCGCAGGAAGCACTGCAACGTCTGCCTGATCGCGAAGCGCTTTTGACGCTGCTCGCGGTCGCACGCCGCGCCTACCGCGTGCCCGACGGTGTCGACCTGATCGCAGTGCCCGGCACGGAAGCCGCGATCCGACTGCTGCCGACAATCGGACTGCCCGGCAAAGTCGCCGTCCTGTCGCCGACCTACGGCACCTACGCTGCGGTCTGGCCGGAGGCGGCTCACGTCAGGGTTCTGCCGACCGATGCCGCGGTGGCGGTGATCGTCAACCCGAACAATCCGGACGGCCGGATCACACCGCCGCAGGATTTGCCGCGTGCTCCGTTTCTTATCGTCGATGAAGCCTTCGCCGATGCCGCGCCCGAGGCGAGCGTCATCCCCACGATGCGTGGGATGAAGGCGATCGTCCTCCGTTCGCTCGGCAAGTTTTACGGCCTCGCCGGCCTCCGGCTGGGTTTCGTCGCCGCCCCACAGGTCGTGGCCGAGCGCATCTCGGCGGGCTTCGGCGACTGGCCGGTGTCCGGCCCCGCCATCGTCGTCGGCACCGCGGCGCTCGCCGACGACGCTTGGCGCACGGCGATGCGCGCGCAATTGAAACAGGAAGCCGCGGCGCTCCGGACGCTGCTCGCCGCGCACGACCTCAACGTGGTCGGCGGCACCGATCTGTTCGTGCTGATCGAGACGGACGATGCCCCTGCCCTGCATCGCGCGCTGGCAACGCAGGGCGTGTGGACGCGCGCGTTCGCCGACAATCCGCGCTGGCTGCGCCTCGGCCTTCCCGGCGCGGCGCAGATGGAACGCCTCGCCGCAGCCCTCAGCGCGGTTCGCTAA
- a CDS encoding ABC transporter ATP-binding protein — translation MNEAALEVKGLSVSLGRRPVLADVSLDIAAGTFVAIVGPNGAGKTTLLRAVAGLIPAVGDIAVMGAPLRSLSLQVRAQRIAYLPQGHVFHWPLAVAEVVALGRLPRGAGADLSAADRAAVATAMAETGTTEYAARPVTTLSGGERARVAMARVLATEAPIILADEPTASLDARYQIAVIEMLRRHARSFGVVVAVLHDLGLAARYADRIVMLEGGRIVADGTPRDVLTAERLAATFGVRAEVVEMHGAPVVVPWSLSEPR, via the coding sequence ATGAACGAGGCGGCGCTGGAGGTGAAGGGCCTGTCGGTATCGCTCGGGCGGCGGCCGGTGCTGGCGGACGTCAGCCTCGACATCGCGGCGGGCACGTTCGTCGCGATCGTCGGACCGAACGGCGCCGGCAAGACGACGCTGCTCCGTGCCGTTGCCGGCCTCATTCCGGCAGTCGGCGACATCGCGGTCATGGGCGCGCCGCTCCGGTCGCTGTCGCTGCAGGTTCGCGCCCAGCGCATCGCCTATCTGCCGCAGGGCCATGTCTTCCACTGGCCGCTGGCGGTGGCAGAGGTTGTGGCGCTCGGCCGCCTGCCGCGCGGCGCCGGCGCCGATCTGTCGGCGGCCGACCGCGCCGCGGTCGCCACGGCCATGGCCGAGACCGGCACGACGGAATACGCCGCGCGGCCCGTCACGACATTGTCCGGCGGCGAGCGGGCGCGGGTGGCGATGGCGCGGGTGCTGGCGACCGAGGCGCCGATCATCCTTGCCGACGAGCCGACGGCGTCGCTTGATGCGCGGTACCAGATCGCGGTGATCGAGATGCTGCGGCGGCATGCGCGGAGCTTTGGTGTCGTGGTTGCCGTGCTGCACGATCTTGGGCTTGCCGCGCGCTATGCCGATCGCATCGTCATGCTCGAGGGCGGGCGCATCGTCGCCGACGGGACGCCGCGCGATGTGCTGACGGCGGAGCGGCTGGCGGCGACCTTCGGTGTCCGCGCCGAGGTCGTGGAGATGCACGGCGCGCCGGTGGTGGTGCCGTGGTCGCTTAGCGAACCGCGCTGA
- a CDS encoding TolC family outer membrane protein yields METLTQALESAYVNNPTLNAQRASLRSTDEGVPQALSGFRPTVTGSGDVGVSQTAGVVPRGLSLTIEQPLYAGNRVVNGVNIAETAVLAAREALRNSEQTTLLSAAQAFMNLVQAQALVNLRRENTDFLGQQVKAAQDRLNVGEGIRTDVAQTDARLAAGQADLNSAVAALNTAIAVYEQVVGHRPKSLGAAKPIDALLSKTLNAALADAMTSHPAILTAGYNIDIAEYNVKVAEGALLPTLSVSGTLSHRNDATSAGSSSDSASAVARLSVPLYQGGEAASKVRQSKEALGQRRIELDAARDQVRQTVISAWGSLDAARAQIRAAESQVSAENLLLSGIIEQQKVGQQTTLDVLNAQQELLNARVAQVSAQHDRVIASYALLAAIGMLNAEKLGLDVPVYDPVQHYTQVRDKWGGLRTPDGR; encoded by the coding sequence GTGGAAACGCTGACGCAGGCGCTCGAATCGGCCTACGTCAACAATCCCACGCTCAACGCGCAACGTGCATCGCTGCGCTCGACCGACGAAGGCGTGCCACAGGCATTGTCCGGCTTCCGCCCGACAGTGACCGGCAGCGGCGACGTCGGCGTGAGCCAGACTGCCGGCGTGGTGCCGCGCGGCCTGTCGCTGACGATCGAGCAGCCGCTCTACGCCGGCAACCGCGTCGTCAACGGCGTCAACATCGCCGAGACGGCGGTGCTGGCCGCGCGCGAGGCGCTGCGCAACTCGGAGCAGACGACGCTGCTCTCCGCCGCGCAGGCGTTCATGAATCTCGTCCAGGCGCAGGCGCTGGTGAATCTGCGCCGCGAGAACACGGACTTTCTCGGCCAGCAGGTGAAAGCGGCGCAGGACAGACTGAACGTCGGCGAAGGCATTCGTACCGACGTGGCGCAGACCGATGCCCGACTCGCGGCCGGCCAGGCCGATCTCAACTCCGCAGTGGCGGCGCTCAACACGGCGATCGCGGTCTACGAGCAGGTGGTTGGCCACCGGCCGAAGAGCCTCGGCGCCGCGAAGCCGATCGACGCGCTGCTGTCCAAGACGCTGAACGCCGCGCTCGCCGACGCGATGACCTCGCATCCGGCGATCCTCACGGCCGGCTACAACATCGATATCGCCGAGTACAACGTGAAGGTTGCGGAAGGCGCGCTGCTGCCGACGCTGTCGGTGTCGGGCACGCTGTCGCACCGGAACGATGCGACCAGCGCCGGCTCGTCGTCCGACTCGGCCTCGGCGGTCGCGCGGCTGAGCGTGCCGCTCTACCAGGGCGGCGAGGCGGCCTCGAAGGTGCGCCAGTCGAAGGAAGCGCTCGGACAGCGGCGCATCGAGCTCGATGCCGCCCGCGATCAGGTGCGGCAGACGGTGATCTCCGCCTGGGGCAGCCTCGATGCGGCGCGGGCGCAGATCCGTGCGGCCGAGTCGCAGGTGTCGGCGGAGAATCTTCTCCTCTCCGGCATCATCGAGCAGCAGAAGGTCGGCCAGCAGACCACGCTCGACGTGCTCAACGCGCAGCAGGAACTGCTCAACGCGCGTGTCGCGCAGGTGAGCGCGCAGCATGACCGCGTCATCGCGTCGTACGCGCTGCTCGCGGCGATCGGCATGCTCAATGCCGAGAAGCTCGGGCTCGACGTGCCGGTCTACGACCCGGTGCAGCACTACACGCAGGTGCGCGACAAGTGGGGCGGGCTGCGCACGCCGGACGGCCGCTAG
- a CDS encoding DUF2497 domain-containing protein encodes MASAPGQNATVEEILASIRQAISDDDAKRTNEHLRIASKPPGDKKPVASVTSVFGDKKAEPEAVAGPMVAETAAAEMASAEALADQEFIEQAIEQALDGVRAELESVRPVAKPSRQVETRAVEARAVEAVGGGQRAVPRAARGGQRRGDAAAPPRKALMSPKSDATVAASFEDLSKAMLNGNARKLDEVVEDLLRPMLKSWLEGNLPQMVERLVREEIERVSRGRP; translated from the coding sequence ATGGCTTCGGCACCCGGACAGAACGCGACAGTCGAAGAAATCCTGGCGTCCATTCGCCAGGCAATTTCCGACGACGACGCCAAGCGGACCAACGAGCACCTGCGCATCGCGTCCAAGCCGCCGGGCGACAAGAAACCCGTGGCGAGCGTGACCAGCGTGTTCGGCGATAAGAAGGCGGAGCCGGAAGCGGTGGCCGGGCCGATGGTGGCGGAAACCGCGGCGGCGGAGATGGCGTCGGCCGAGGCGCTGGCCGACCAGGAATTCATCGAGCAGGCGATCGAGCAGGCGCTGGACGGCGTGCGGGCGGAGCTCGAAAGCGTGCGGCCCGTCGCCAAGCCCTCGCGCCAGGTCGAGACGCGCGCCGTCGAGGCGCGGGCGGTGGAAGCGGTCGGCGGCGGCCAGCGCGCGGTGCCGCGTGCCGCTCGCGGCGGCCAGCGGCGAGGCGACGCGGCGGCGCCGCCGCGCAAGGCGCTGATGTCGCCGAAGTCGGATGCCACGGTTGCCGCCTCCTTCGAGGATCTCTCCAAGGCGATGCTCAACGGCAATGCGCGCAAGCTCGACGAGGTGGTCGAGGACCTGCTCAGGCCGATGCTGAAGAGCTGGCTGGAGGGCAACCTGCCGCAGATGGTCGAGCGGCTGGTGCGCGAGGAGATCGAGCGGGTTTCGCGCGGGCGGCCCTAG
- a CDS encoding DNA-3-methyladenine glycosylase: MKRLTRAFFARSVHDVAPDLIGATLLVDGVGGTIVEVEAYHHTDPAAHSYGGMTERNAVMFGPPGFAYVYRSYGIHWCVNFVCEAKGSASAVLIRALEPVEGIEKMRRRRGVAELRQLCSGPGKLCQALGITISHSGLPLDRPPFALHARPASVDIVTGVRIGITRAADLPWRYGLAGSPFLSKPFPKTPSRRASAKT; encoded by the coding sequence ATGAAGCGGCTGACGCGCGCCTTCTTCGCCCGCAGCGTCCACGACGTCGCCCCCGATCTCATCGGCGCGACGCTGCTGGTCGATGGCGTCGGCGGGACGATCGTCGAGGTCGAGGCCTACCACCACACCGACCCCGCGGCGCACAGCTACGGCGGCATGACCGAGCGCAACGCCGTGATGTTCGGCCCGCCCGGCTTCGCCTACGTCTATCGCTCTTACGGCATCCACTGGTGCGTGAATTTCGTCTGCGAGGCGAAGGGCAGCGCCAGCGCGGTGCTTATCCGCGCGCTGGAGCCGGTGGAGGGGATCGAAAAGATGCGCCGCCGCCGCGGCGTCGCGGAGCTGCGCCAACTTTGCTCCGGCCCGGGCAAACTGTGCCAGGCACTCGGCATCACGATCAGCCACAGCGGCCTGCCGCTCGATCGTCCGCCGTTCGCGCTCCACGCCCGGCCCGCATCGGTAGATATCGTGACCGGCGTGCGCATCGGCATCACCAGGGCCGCCGATCTGCCGTGGCGCTACGGCCTCGCCGGCTCGCCATTCCTCAGCAAGCCGTTTCCCAAAACGCCATCACGCCGGGCGTCGGCCAAAACATGA
- a CDS encoding protein-L-isoaspartate O-methyltransferase: protein MDDFSVARMKMIDSQLRTEAVTDYDILAVMGRLPREQFVPAQQRALAYVDTDIPIKPAGDGVPRYLMEAAPFARLLQLAEIDKADLVLDIGCGSGYSAAVLGSLANFVVALESDAELAALARTNLAAVGIDNAKVVSGALDAGHPSEGPYDVIFIDGAVETLPAALFGQLREGGRLVAVIGYGRAAMATLYTKSENQIGLRMAFNADVRPLPGFRKPEAFVF, encoded by the coding sequence ATGGACGATTTTTCCGTCGCGCGCATGAAGATGATCGACTCGCAGCTCCGCACCGAAGCTGTGACCGACTACGACATCCTCGCCGTCATGGGGCGCCTTCCGCGCGAGCAGTTCGTGCCGGCGCAACAGCGGGCACTCGCCTATGTCGACACCGACATTCCGATCAAGCCGGCCGGCGACGGCGTGCCGCGCTACCTGATGGAGGCGGCGCCGTTCGCGCGGCTGCTGCAGCTTGCCGAGATCGACAAGGCCGATCTGGTTCTCGATATCGGTTGCGGGTCGGGCTACTCGGCGGCGGTGCTGGGGTCGCTGGCTAATTTCGTCGTGGCGCTCGAATCGGACGCGGAGCTTGCGGCGCTGGCGCGGACGAATCTCGCGGCGGTCGGCATCGACAACGCCAAGGTCGTTTCCGGCGCGCTCGATGCGGGCCATCCGTCGGAGGGTCCCTACGACGTGATCTTCATCGATGGGGCGGTAGAGACTCTGCCGGCGGCGCTGTTCGGCCAGTTGCGCGAAGGCGGACGGCTGGTCGCGGTCATCGGCTACGGCCGCGCCGCGATGGCGACGCTCTACACGAAGTCGGAGAATCAGATCGGCCTGCGCATGGCGTTCAATGCCGACGTGCGGCCGCTGCCCGGTTTCCGCAAGCCGGAAGCCTTCGTCTTCTGA